DNA sequence from the Halorussus sp. MSC15.2 genome:
GGGAGTTACGCGCTGGCCGCGGTCTCGTCCGGGTCGGAGACCATCCTCGCCACGCGCCACGACTCGCCGCTGGTCGTCGGTGTCGGCGACGACGCCGCCTACATCGCCAGCGACGTGCCCGCGTTCCTCGACTACACCGACCGCGTGGTGTACCTCGAGGACGGCGAGTTCGCCCGCCTCGAATCCGGGTCGTGGACGGTTTCCGACTCGGACGGTCGTCTCCTCGACAAGTCGGTCTCGCGCGTCGAGTGGGACGCCGAGGAGACCGCCAAGAGCGGGTACGACCACTACATGCTCAAGGAGATTCACGAGCAACCGCGCGCCCTCCGGAAGTGCCTTCGGGGTCGCGTGGATGAACTCACCGGCGCGGTGGACGTCGAGGCGCTCGACGGATTGGACCCCTCGTCGGTCCAGTTCGTGGCCTGCGGTACGTCGTACCACGCCGCGCTCCACGGCGCGAGCGCCCTCCGCGAGGCGGGGGTCCACGCGCAGGCGTTCCTCGCCAGCGAGTACGCCACCGCGCCCGCACCGGTCACCGACGACACGCTCGTCGTCGGCATCACTCAGAGCGGCGAGACGGCCGACACCCTCTCGGCGCTGCGAGAGGCCCAGCGGCGGGGCGTCGAGACGCTGGCCATGACCAACGTCGTGGGTTCCACCGCGGCCCGCGAGTGCGACCGGGCGCTGTTCATCCGGGCCGGACCCGAAATCGGCGTCGCGGCCACCAAGACGTTCTCCTCGCAGGTCGTCGCGGCCAACTTGCTGTCGGCCTCGCTGGCCCCGCAGAGCGACGCCCGCGAGGTGGTCGAGGCGCTGCGCGACCTGCCAGGACAGGTTCAGGAGGTGCTGGACTCCTCGCGCGCCGAGCGGGTCGCCGAGCAGTTCTTAGACAGCGAGGGCTACTTCTTCGTCGGCCGCGGTTACCACCACCCGGTCGCGTTGGAGGGCGCGTTGAAATTGAAGGAGATAACCTACAAGCACGCCGAAGGCTTCCCGGCGGGCGAACTGAAGCACGGCGTACTGGCGTTAGTTACCGAGGAGACGCCGGTGTTCGCGCTCGTGACGGGGAACGGCGAGGAGGCGACGAAGACCGTCGGAAACGTGAAGGAGGTCGAAGCGCGGGAAGCGCCGGTAGTAACTGTGACTGACGGGGTCTCGGACGTCGAGCGATACGCAGATGCAGTGCTGGAGATACCCGAGACGCACCCGCGAGTGGCTCCGGTGTTGGCGAACGTGCAGTTGCAGTTGGTGGCGTATCACGTGGCGAAGAAACTCGGTCGGAGTATCGACAAACCGCGGAATCTGGCGAAGAGCGTTACCGTGGAGTAGATTACGTTCGCTGGTCTTCGTCCGGAGATTCTGGTGGTTCGAGTACGGCGAGCAGTAGCCGAACCGTTCTCGACTCTCTGACCCACTCACTTTCGGCGGAGTTTCGGAGCACTCCCGTTGCTCGGGAAACGAATGACGCCCGCCACGTGCGTTCGAGGTGCGGGACGAGTCGGTCGAGGAGCGCAACGAGGGGACCGACAGTGTAGGTGTCCCGGAGATTGACGACGACGACGTCGGGTTCCGATTCCGTCGTGAGCCAGCGATACAGAAGCGAGCAGCGCGTCCAGCGTGCGAGCACTCGAACGATTCCCGCGAGTCCAGACGTGTCGGTCGCAACTTCGAGGGCGTTCGTGATGGCCCCCACTGTGCTCGCGACCCACGACGCCGTGAACCACGCTCGAAGTCGGAGTACGGTCGTGCGGACGAATCCGACGACGGTCGAATCGTCGGCGATTCGTCGGGTGTCCGTCGTCATCAGTTATCGCTTGCGAGATTCGTGACGGTTCCTTTCACGGTGACATGGCCGAAGTCCAGCGTGAGTTGGCGACCGACTTCGAGCGGCTTATCTTGGAACGTGATGTCCTCGTCCGTCGTCGTAGTGTTGAGCGAAACGCGGAGCGTGACGGTTTGTTTGCGCGGATGTTGGCGTTCGTGGAGTGTCCCGTTCTGGTCCCTGACGATGACCTCGGTCGGTCGCACGGATTTGTTCTCGACGGCGGTGATGCTGTCCGTGCCGATTCGACCTTCCGTGATGGCGTCGGCGACGTAGGGCTGGACGCCGGTTATTTCGAAGGTGGCTACGGTGGTCGTGTTGTCTGTCAACGCCTGTGTCGCGTTGGCGGGTTGGTTGTCGCCTCCGAGTACGAGCGCGGTGCCAGCACCGGCGACTGCGAGGACGAGCAGGACAACGAGTGCGTCGATGATATTGATGGTGCCGAGGAGACGGCCCTTGTCGTCGATGAGCTTCATAGGTGGAGACTCCGTTTTCGTGTTTGAATCCGTGGTCCGCCACGCCGCTAAACTGTTGTGTTTTGGCTTGTGCAAAAGTCACGGTCTAGACTCGACGTTACCCTTCGTCTATTCCCTACGGCTTGATTCAGATGAACGTTTTTTTCGTAGCTCCGCTGGAACAACAGCGCATCCGTAAATTTACCACCACATATCTTACAGTTCCCTCTATTTCGACATACGTATTTTACGATGGACAGGTATTTTTAACAACCTTGTTGTTCGTTCACCTACTAAGTGTGGTTTACTGGGAGTGGCAAAAGTTGTCTTCATGAATGTGCATAGTAGTGTCTAAAGGACGTCCACTGCTAATTTTGACAGCACGTATTTATAAGATATGAGTAGGGTACTTCGGATGAGGGTGTCCGTGAGTTAATCGCTTTTTGATCTACGTGCTCGAGTGCGATTACGTCAATTTTGAGAAATTTGTCATCCGCCGGAGTTGGTTAGCGTTATCCCGAGTTTGTCCTCCATTTCGTTAACGAAAACAAGCTCTTCTGTTCCTAATGCGAATGTCCATACAACAAAGAGGTGCACAAGTAGGAAAAGGATGATAGCAGAGGCCATTTGGAGTATACCAGCGAATATACTGGATAAAGCAAAGTTCATTGCAAAAAAGCTCGGAATGCTTATGAATGCTACCCATCCGAGTTGTTTTGATAAAGGCTGAATGTTGACAAAATGGTACAACTCGACCAGTCCGATAATGTTTAGTAGTATGTACGAAAACGCTGTCGCCAAAGCGGCACCAGAGATGCCTAACCGTGGAATAAAAGCTATATTAAGCCCAAAGTTCACGACTGCAATAGCGATAGTGTTATACATGACCACTTTTGTTCGGCCAATCGAAGTTAGGCAATTCATGGTTGGCCCAGCAATAACGGAACCAAAGAAACCTATAGCAAGAATCGTAAGCGCTATCGCCCCTCTTACATACTCATCTCCGAATGTAAGCTGAATTATTAACCGTGGGAATGAAGTCATCATGAGGAATATTGGAAGACTCAAAATGAACAGCCATTTCACGGTCATTTTATATATTTGACTCATCTCGTTTAACTCTCCGTTTGCGTGGTGTTTTGAAAGTAGTGGCATGGCAAGGAAGATAAATGCACCTAAGACCGTAGTCAGTAAATTTGCCAATGGATAGATGACGTGATAAATACCGACAGTTCCAGTTGAACTAAAGTAAGCTAGTAGATATGTGTCAATGTCCGATAGTACAAGCGACATAAGGCCCGTAATAGCAAGCGGTGCAGAAAATTCTAATAGCTCACGGTGCTGTGTCGGCTGGGTGAATAATCCTTGCATCGGCGCATACTTCCAGAGGTACCACAGACTGACAATACCACAGACGATGAAAGGAATAGTATATGCCAGTATCCCTCCGAAGGTTCCTAGTCCTAATGAGATGGCGAAGGCGATAAGTAATAAGCGAACTCCCGGCCGTACAACATGTCTGATAACGACTTTTGGAGTGGTTAATTCAAGCCCACGCATTGTACCAATCACATAACGCGTGAGTACTGCAAACGGCCCAATAATGGCGAATGCCTGAACTATTTTCGTTAATGACGGATCCTGGAATACATAGCGACTAAGAAACGGTGCTGCGATAAAGGCCAATATTGATAGAATAATTGAGAGAAATATCGTTAATTGGAGGCCTGAGTCAACCAAATCTTGACGTTCTTCTAATGTCTCTAACCGTGGGAGGATTTGAGCAACTCCTGTATTCATACCCAGAAGCGCAATTATCTGTATTGTGAGTACAATGGTAAGTCCGATTGAGACTGCCCCGAAATCAACCCGACCGAGATATCTTGAGATAAGCGCTTTTCCAACGAACGAAATAGCGTGGTCGAGATATGTTGCGAAGATTAGCAGTATTCCACTCTTAAAAAGAGAGTTTAGAGATTCGGAAATGTTTGTCATTGTTAGGCGTAACCCATGTCCCGCAACTGTTGCAATGTTCCTTCGCTTATTTCCACATCGGCACTGCCAGTTTCTTTGGTATCAAGGTCTTCGACAATTTTATCAAGCGACTTTTTTAGATTTTCGGACTTGCCATTTTCTACAACCCATTTTTCATTAGTCTGGTAGCCATAGTTGCTTGGCGGATGTATAATTCCTCGAAGTTGAGTATCGTATGGCTCCGGATTAAATCCGTCACTGATTAGTTTCGCTTTTCGACGCTCTCGAAGCCCGTGTCCTTCAATCAGTCTCGGAACCGGTTCTTTATCTTTCAATAGGTGACGGCCCCGCGAATGTTGATTATCCACGTCAGCTATATCCAAGATTGTTTTATGTACATCTAGCAAACTGGTGATATCGTCCCGCTTCTTGTCCTTACTTGATCCATCATAGACAACTAATGGCACCTTAATGAGCTCGGGGTATAACCCATAGTCATGACCCCAATACCCATGTTCTCCAAGCAGTTCGCCGTGATCAGCAATTGTAATTACATAATCCATATCGTCTGCTAACTTTTCAAAAATATCCTTATATTTTTGCGAAAGATATTCCGCAGCGTCATCGTATGCCGTCTTTACCGATGCATCAGGTGGTGATTCTTTATTCTCAAGGCCTAATTCAGAGGGGGGAGAGTAGTCTAGATGTGTTTGCGCTTCTTTTGGGATTTCATCATATGGTGTGTGAGCTTCCATTAAATTGATGAAAACGAATTCGGAGGAGCTGAAGTTCTGATTCGCTAACCATGTACGGGCATTACTTACACCGCTATCCTTTGGCGACCATAGTCCACGATTCTGAAGAGACATTTGTAACCCATATTTTACCGACAAAAGTGTTTTACAATCGTTCTTAAAACACCCAGTAAGAGCCCGAATATACCGTTTGGGGCCGGTCCCTTCGTTCATTTTGAAGAACTCTGCCCAATCGAATACCTCATCTTGAAGAGCCTGAACGCGATAGTTCCCGCTAAAAATATCAAAACCACGGTCAAAATTGAACGCGGGCGAAATATTTGGATTCGCAGAGTAAGCTCGTGTCGAATAACCGTTTTTTGTGAGGATTTCTGGTAGGGTTGCTTGTTCTACGTTGAGCTTCTGGTTTTTGGCGTGTACCCCATGTTCTGAGGGATACTTTCCGGTAAAGAGTGATGCATGGGCGGGTGCCGTCCAGTGCGATGTTGTCCAGGCGTTCTCGAATCGGATTCCAGGAAGCCATTGGAAGTGTTTATCGAAAAAATCCTTCCTGAGAGTATCAAGAACCACTAAAGCGATTCGAACCATTGTCCTTGACTCGAAGCTAACCTCAAATTAACGTTGCGCTTGACCACTCATCTTCCACCGAGTCACCTCTATAACCAATAAAATAGAATGAAATATGTATTAGTAATCTTCTCTGAACCGAGAGAACACTTTTCGCACTTGCTTCTTTATTGCCGGAGGGAGAAGTATATAAAAGAGACGTAGCAACGGAAATACATAATAACGAGTTGGTAGAGAGAAGGACCGTACAGCTTTAATATTAAACCAAATGAGTGTGAGGTTCCTTCTCCATAGGCCGTATTTAGAGTGCCATGTACTATCAGGACGGATTTTTCTTTCAACAAGAATCTCATTTATATTGGCGAACTTAGTGTGCTGGCCTACTCTTGTCCAAAGTTCCAAATCTTCAATATCATTAATAGTTCCGTCATACAATCCAGAAGTAATAAGTATTTCCCTCCGAGCCATTACGCCACTATGTATAAGTGGAATTCCCTTTGCCATCTCTTTTCGAATTTGGAGATCCTCAGTTGGATAGTATCGATCGTATTCCTCTTCACGAATCGTATCGATAGACTTGTTTCCGACGCCAACTACCCCCACATCAGGATTTTTATTTAGGAAGTCCACTTGTTTCTCAATCCTATCCTCCATAGAAAAGTCATCAGAGTCAACTCGAGCAATGTATTTTCCTTTTGCTCTGTCGATAGCGAAGTTGAGAGAACTAGAAAACCCCAGTCCTTGCTTAATAAACAAATCTATTCTTTCATCACTATACTCATTTATTTTGCCAATTGTTCCATCTGATGAACCCCCGTCAATAATCAAAACTTCGAAATCTTCGAAAGTTTGCGCAAGCAATGAATCAATTGCTTCCTCTATGAACTCTTCCTCATTTAAAGTCGGTAGGATAATGCTTACTTCAGGGGATGGCATCAAGGTGCACATCTCTTTTACGCCGTTAATTATCTATCGATTTGAGGTCTCTAACGTCTTTGTAAAATCCTTAGCGTCGCCCCTTTTACCAGAATTTGATACTCCAAGTGCAAGACCTATTAGAAACCAAAACTGCCTTGATTTATAAATATCTAAAAACACGCCCCAAAATAATAAGGATGAGAGCGAAATAAATACAAAAGACGAGATGACGTTTCGCCGACAGATAATGTCTCTACCAAGCCTTGTTAACGGAATGAAAATTATTGCTATAGACGAAGCGAGACCTACAACCCCAAATTGAGAAAGTATTCCCACATAGATATTATGTGATGAGCGAGCGGATACCTCGAACGGAAGTCCGAAGAAATAATTGTTAGGACCAAGTCCAAGAAACGGATAATTCTCCCAACTCACTATTGCTCCTTTCCAAAGGGTAATTCTGTTACGTATCCCCGCAACTACTGATCCTGAACGTAGGAAACGCATATTAAACAAATACAAAAATCGGTCAAAAAACACTAGAACTGACGATAGAATGATAATTATTAGGGTGGAAAAATGAGAAATTTTAATTGAAAAATCCGTTAATGAGTAAATGCATGACATAATGAAAAGTGCTGTGGTCAAGATTAGGATTCCTAATCCTGTCCGCGACCCTGTGGCCACAATCCCTATTCCAATAAATGACGGAAGAAGCCCTGAGAGGATAACTAGGGGTGTCGATTTACCATTAGAATATAAATCATATACTATGTGGAAAGATAATACATAACCAATAGTTAGAACGCTACCATATTGATTAGGGTCGTAATAAAATGGTTTTGCACGTGCTTGATTGACTCCGGAGAGCATACTCTTTACCCAACCAGGCTGATATCCCACTAGAAAAAGCACGGAGACAGTAATTGCAATCGCACAACTAACTACCGTGGATATAACAAAAACATTCCTTACTTGTTTGAATGATATCTCTTTACGATATATATAATTAAAGGTGAGTAGGGACGTGAGAAATCCAGTAATATACCTAAGCACGTCTAAAAACCCTTGACCAGATAGACTTACTGGTGACCTAGCTAATGAAGTTAACACAACTACTAAGAAAAATGAAAATGAAAGACTGAATTTTGGTTCAATTATGATTGAGCTTCTATAGACAAGTATATATGAGAAAACCGCTAGTCCAAGAACGATATCTGCGTATTTCACCGAACCAATTTCCGGTCCACGAAAGAGAAATAATGAAATAGAAGCTAAATACAAAAATTTCGGAATAATGGTTTGCTTCATACCTCTTCGTTTTGTTCTCTACAGGTAAAGATGACGGACTTCCTCAGCAAGGGGCCACTCTGTATCGAAAAGCTTGAGTATTCACCAAGTTTGGTTGTGCCATATGTCGGACCTACTTAAACGAGCTCATAAAGTGTACCACCGAGATGGCCTTGGGATACTTTTAGGAAAGTCATTACGGTACACATATAATAGAACGCTTCGTCGATTCCTTCCCAAAACCCAAGAAACCGCCACTTTCAATGGCGTGCATGTTTCCCAAAGACGTTGGTTAGATAGCATTGTTCCTTGGTGGACTCCACCTGGACAAGATATGCCCCTCTATGAAACGGAACTCATTCGGGGTGCTCGTAGTCAGATTGAAACCGGTGACAAAATAACCATTATTGGCGGTGGGTGGGGTGTTTCCACCGTGGTAGCGGCACAAGAGGCAGGTGAAGAAGGGAAAGTTGTAACATACGAGGGTGCAACTAAACAGGTGAAACGAACTCAGCAAACCCTCCTTCTTAATGACACTCTAGCAGAGGTTTCCATCATCCACGCTGTTGTCGGTAAGACGAAAAACCTACGAGGGGATGCAGGCCGTCCAGAGCAGATTAATCCGGATCAATTGTCTCCTTGTGATGGGCTCATAATGGACTGTGAAGGAGCGGAAATGGATATTTTGACCGATCTACGCATTAGACCACGCTTTATTGTCGTCGAGACTCACGGTTTGTATGATGCTCCGACTGAAAAAGTGAAAGAGAAATTGGTGGAAATGGAGTATGAAATAGCAGCATCAGGTGTAGCTGAGGAGTGGAAAAAGGAGGATTGTTATGAAAACGATGTCTATGTCCTTACAGCTGTCAAGGAAGAGACCTCGGAAAACAAATCATGAACGATAGGATAACACGAGATGAAATGCAGAAAGTTGCAATTGTCCATCCTGATTTAATGCAAAAAGGGGGAGCGGAGTCAGTCGCTATGCATATTTTAGAGGCATTACAGGATAACTATGAAGTTTATTTAATTACTTACACTAATCCCGACATTAGCGAATTAAATAGTTTCTTCGACACTACAGTCAAAGACGTTGAGATAGAACGGATTGATGGTCCTTCTCAATGGTTCAACAAGGTTGTCCAAGAACGGGTCGTTATGCTTAAAAATGTAATCCTCTGCCGTCACGCTAATGCTCAATCTTCGAACTACGACCTTCTTATCAGCACTAAGAATGAACTGGGTTTGAATCCTCCTTCAATAGAGTACATTCATTCGCCCACCTTTGATACCAGTCAACTTCCTTCTTCACAGCAGAATAAACCTGGGACTGCAAGACAAATTTATAAGGAATTATGTATGAGGTTGAGTAACATCAATCAAAGCGTGTTAGATACGACACAGCTTTTATCGAACTCCGAATGGACAGCGAACGTCTTTGAAAGAACGTATGGGCGACGACCCACTCCAGTTTACCCGCCAATCAATACTAGTATATTTGAAAGCCCTCCTTGGGAGAATCGCGAAAACGGGTTTGTAGTTGTTGGCCGTATTCACCCAAGCAAGAATTTACTGAAGCTTATCAATATTGTCGAAAAAGTCCGGTCAAGAGGTCATGATGTACACGTCCATTTTGCTGGTCCTCCATCTAAGGGGCAGTACCACGAAGTGATTTCAAGGAAACATCAAGACCTACCCTTCGTCCACTTAGAGGGTGAACTGAGTAGACGAGAACTTATTTCGCTTATTTCTTCCCATAAGTATGCACTTCACGGGAAAGAGTTTGAACATTTTGGAATGTCTATTGCTGAGTACGTTGCTGCTGGATCCATTCCTTTTTTACCAAAAAGTGGCGGACAAGTAGAAATTGTTGACGGGAAATCGGAACTCTTGTACTCATCGTTAAGTGGAGCTGTAGAACAAATTGAGGCGGTAATTACTGATAAGGAGTTGCAGGAAGAAATCCGCGAAGATCTACGCGGTGCTACAGAAAAGTTTAACAAAAAACGTTTTGAAGAGGAAATACTAGAAATAGTAACGGCTGTCTGCAAAGGGTAATTCTGTTACAAATACCCGAGATCTTGGAGGCGTGATTTAGTACTACCATCTAGTTTGTTATCTTCTCCACCACTGTCTATTTTGGATTTACTAATCCAAGGTTCGATTCCTTCTAAAAGGTCTTCTTTATCTTGAAGAGTCGTTTGTTTTTCATTGAAGCCATTAATCTTGTACGTGGTTCTACTTCCATCTGCCTTGTGTACTAGTTTCCTCTTTGGTGTCCTGATGGCCTGTCGAGGATGTTGGTAGTCCTGAAATTTCGTAGCATCATAATCGCCGTCAGTTCGTCTATCTACAGCTTTTTCAGGAGGATTTGTTCCTAAGAGTTCCGAAATAGCATACTTTCGCCCTTCTTCTGCGTACGGCGGGGGAAGGATAGCTCCGTTCGGGTTTGTGACCTCACTTTTATCCACTCCAGCCTCATGAAGGATCAGTGAAAATAGATCCGTGGTTTGAATCTGGGATTCCACTAACCTTTGATGGCCATCACCGGTTTTGACAGCGCACGGAACCCGAACTAAGGTGTCGTGTAATGAATAGAAGTGGCTCATTAATCCGTGTTCGCCAATATTCTCACCATGATCTCCTAAAAATACCACAACAGAGTCTTCCCTCGCCCCTATTTCATCGAGAAATTCATAAATCTCTTCTAACTTTCTGTCAAGATACAGAAGCTCGGCTTTATATAACTGTTGTAGTAGACTTAAATCATCATCATTGATTGGATTTTTCCCGAACATATGTTCCAATGGTTCTTGTGGGACAGAACGAGCCTTATTCAAATCACTATCGTTGAGGAATTTGAGGGCTGTCTCTTTTGGTGGATCGTATTCTAAATGAGGCTCTAAATAATTAGCAAAGAGAAAGAATGGATTTTCTCGGTCCCATTCATCGATTAACCATTTTTTAACTATTTTATTTATCCTTGTTGCACCGTGGTCATGGCGATTATGAAGAAACTTTCCATAAAAACCGTTAATAGTATTCACAACTGGATTTCCAGATAGTATATCCTTGGTAATATGCTTAAGAGTTTCAACTGATGATTTGTCCTTCGATAAGCGACTAGTCTCAATAAGGTCCTTTTCAGTTTGAATTAACTGCCAAATTTTGTAGAAGTCGTCGAAACCCCTAGCCAGGCCGAAAAGGTCGCTCACCCATGAATTATTCGTGACTCCAACAGTCTGGTACCCCTCCGAATGAAGAAGACCTGCTAAAGTATCAATCGACGGCGAAAGGCTATCTTCCCAACTGTTAACACCGTGATTACTGGGGAACAACCCGGTAAAAAGAGAAGCGTGTGCAGGTAGTGTCCACGGGGCTGTAGAAATACATTGTTCGTACATAACGTTTTCTTCAGCAAAGGAGTCGAAAAACGGGGTTGTTTTCGGTGAAAACTCAGAGTAAGCAGAAACACTTGAAGCACGAACGGTATCAAGAACAAACAAAATGATATTAGGCTGCTCTCTCATGGTTGCCAGTGGCAATGAGGCCTTCACTTAGATATAAATTTTGGACTGGACCGAATCGTGAACGGACACACGAAGCAGGAACTGTGGTTAGCTACAACAGTTAGTAGGTCAAAGGTTGGCGATTAGTAGCACAGTAAGGGTAGTGTCAACAAGTGGTGGGGAGTACAAGTGATGGCTACGAAGATAGACAATAAATAGATTTATTGGGGTTCATCTCTCTGGAGAAAGCCCCAGAATCCCAAGGCTTA
Encoded proteins:
- the glmS gene encoding glutamine--fructose-6-phosphate transaminase (isomerizing), producing MCGIIGCAGRGDETLDVLLSGLEGLEYRGYDSAGVALSNGNLSVCKREGEIHRLQQAVTGDLVGPVGIGHTRWSTHGPPSDANAHPHTDCSDDVAVVHNGIVENYADLRAELADRGHAFDSDTDTEVIPHLIEEGLADGATFEEAFRAAVARLEGSYALAAVSSGSETILATRHDSPLVVGVGDDAAYIASDVPAFLDYTDRVVYLEDGEFARLESGSWTVSDSDGRLLDKSVSRVEWDAEETAKSGYDHYMLKEIHEQPRALRKCLRGRVDELTGAVDVEALDGLDPSSVQFVACGTSYHAALHGASALREAGVHAQAFLASEYATAPAPVTDDTLVVGITQSGETADTLSALREAQRRGVETLAMTNVVGSTAARECDRALFIRAGPEIGVAATKTFSSQVVAANLLSASLAPQSDAREVVEALRDLPGQVQEVLDSSRAERVAEQFLDSEGYFFVGRGYHHPVALEGALKLKEITYKHAEGFPAGELKHGVLALVTEETPVFALVTGNGEEATKTVGNVKEVEAREAPVVTVTDGVSDVERYADAVLEIPETHPRVAPVLANVQLQLVAYHVAKKLGRSIDKPRNLAKSVTVE
- a CDS encoding DUF4330 domain-containing protein encodes the protein MKLIDDKGRLLGTINIIDALVVLLVLAVAGAGTALVLGGDNQPANATQALTDNTTTVATFEITGVQPYVADAITEGRIGTDSITAVENKSVRPTEVIVRDQNGTLHERQHPRKQTVTLRVSLNTTTTDEDITFQDKPLEVGRQLTLDFGHVTVKGTVTNLASDN
- a CDS encoding flippase — translated: MTNISESLNSLFKSGILLIFATYLDHAISFVGKALISRYLGRVDFGAVSIGLTIVLTIQIIALLGMNTGVAQILPRLETLEERQDLVDSGLQLTIFLSIILSILAFIAAPFLSRYVFQDPSLTKIVQAFAIIGPFAVLTRYVIGTMRGLELTTPKVVIRHVVRPGVRLLLIAFAISLGLGTFGGILAYTIPFIVCGIVSLWYLWKYAPMQGLFTQPTQHRELLEFSAPLAITGLMSLVLSDIDTYLLAYFSSTGTVGIYHVIYPLANLLTTVLGAFIFLAMPLLSKHHANGELNEMSQIYKMTVKWLFILSLPIFLMMTSFPRLIIQLTFGDEYVRGAIALTILAIGFFGSVIAGPTMNCLTSIGRTKVVMYNTIAIAVVNFGLNIAFIPRLGISGAALATAFSYILLNIIGLVELYHFVNIQPLSKQLGWVAFISIPSFFAMNFALSSIFAGILQMASAIILFLLVHLFVVWTFALGTEELVFVNEMEDKLGITLTNSGG
- a CDS encoding sulfatase; this encodes MVRIALVVLDTLRKDFFDKHFQWLPGIRFENAWTTSHWTAPAHASLFTGKYPSEHGVHAKNQKLNVEQATLPEILTKNGYSTRAYSANPNISPAFNFDRGFDIFSGNYRVQALQDEVFDWAEFFKMNEGTGPKRYIRALTGCFKNDCKTLLSVKYGLQMSLQNRGLWSPKDSGVSNARTWLANQNFSSSEFVFINLMEAHTPYDEIPKEAQTHLDYSPPSELGLENKESPPDASVKTAYDDAAEYLSQKYKDIFEKLADDMDYVITIADHGELLGEHGYWGHDYGLYPELIKVPLVVYDGSSKDKKRDDITSLLDVHKTILDIADVDNQHSRGRHLLKDKEPVPRLIEGHGLRERRKAKLISDGFNPEPYDTQLRGIIHPPSNYGYQTNEKWVVENGKSENLKKSLDKIVEDLDTKETGSADVEISEGTLQQLRDMGYA
- a CDS encoding glycosyltransferase; this translates as MPSPEVSIILPTLNEEEFIEEAIDSLLAQTFEDFEVLIIDGGSSDGTIGKINEYSDERIDLFIKQGLGFSSSLNFAIDRAKGKYIARVDSDDFSMEDRIEKQVDFLNKNPDVGVVGVGNKSIDTIREEEYDRYYPTEDLQIRKEMAKGIPLIHSGVMARREILITSGLYDGTINDIEDLELWTRVGQHTKFANINEILVERKIRPDSTWHSKYGLWRRNLTLIWFNIKAVRSFSLPTRYYVFPLLRLFYILLPPAIKKQVRKVFSRFREDY
- a CDS encoding O-antigen ligase, with the translated sequence MKYADIVLGLAVFSYILVYRSSIIIEPKFSLSFSFFLVVVLTSLARSPVSLSGQGFLDVLRYITGFLTSLLTFNYIYRKEISFKQVRNVFVISTVVSCAIAITVSVLFLVGYQPGWVKSMLSGVNQARAKPFYYDPNQYGSVLTIGYVLSFHIVYDLYSNGKSTPLVILSGLLPSFIGIGIVATGSRTGLGILILTTALFIMSCIYSLTDFSIKISHFSTLIIIILSSVLVFFDRFLYLFNMRFLRSGSVVAGIRNRITLWKGAIVSWENYPFLGLGPNNYFFGLPFEVSARSSHNIYVGILSQFGVVGLASSIAIIFIPLTRLGRDIICRRNVISSFVFISLSSLLFWGVFLDIYKSRQFWFLIGLALGVSNSGKRGDAKDFTKTLETSNR
- a CDS encoding FkbM family methyltransferase, whose protein sequence is MPLYETELIRGARSQIETGDKITIIGGGWGVSTVVAAQEAGEEGKVVTYEGATKQVKRTQQTLLLNDTLAEVSIIHAVVGKTKNLRGDAGRPEQINPDQLSPCDGLIMDCEGAEMDILTDLRIRPRFIVVETHGLYDAPTEKVKEKLVEMEYEIAASGVAEEWKKEDCYENDVYVLTAVKEETSENKS
- a CDS encoding glycosyltransferase family 4 protein, producing MNDRITRDEMQKVAIVHPDLMQKGGAESVAMHILEALQDNYEVYLITYTNPDISELNSFFDTTVKDVEIERIDGPSQWFNKVVQERVVMLKNVILCRHANAQSSNYDLLISTKNELGLNPPSIEYIHSPTFDTSQLPSSQQNKPGTARQIYKELCMRLSNINQSVLDTTQLLSNSEWTANVFERTYGRRPTPVYPPINTSIFESPPWENRENGFVVVGRIHPSKNLLKLINIVEKVRSRGHDVHVHFAGPPSKGQYHEVISRKHQDLPFVHLEGELSRRELISLISSHKYALHGKEFEHFGMSIAEYVAAGSIPFLPKSGGQVEIVDGKSELLYSSLSGAVEQIEAVITDKELQEEIREDLRGATEKFNKKRFEEEILEIVTAVCKG
- a CDS encoding sulfatase is translated as MREQPNIILFVLDTVRASSVSAYSEFSPKTTPFFDSFAEENVMYEQCISTAPWTLPAHASLFTGLFPSNHGVNSWEDSLSPSIDTLAGLLHSEGYQTVGVTNNSWVSDLFGLARGFDDFYKIWQLIQTEKDLIETSRLSKDKSSVETLKHITKDILSGNPVVNTINGFYGKFLHNRHDHGATRINKIVKKWLIDEWDRENPFFLFANYLEPHLEYDPPKETALKFLNDSDLNKARSVPQEPLEHMFGKNPINDDDLSLLQQLYKAELLYLDRKLEEIYEFLDEIGAREDSVVVFLGDHGENIGEHGLMSHFYSLHDTLVRVPCAVKTGDGHQRLVESQIQTTDLFSLILHEAGVDKSEVTNPNGAILPPPYAEEGRKYAISELLGTNPPEKAVDRRTDGDYDATKFQDYQHPRQAIRTPKRKLVHKADGSRTTYKINGFNEKQTTLQDKEDLLEGIEPWISKSKIDSGGEDNKLDGSTKSRLQDLGYL